A window of Arcobacter sp. CECT 8986 contains these coding sequences:
- a CDS encoding fumarate reductase flavoprotein subunit — MKVNYCDALVIGGGLAGLRAAVAAQKKGLSTIVLSLVPVKRSHSAAAQGGMQASLGNSKMSDGDNEDLHFADTVKGSDWGCDQEVARMFVHTAPKAIRELAAWGVPWSRVKAGTRDAVINAKKTTITEDEDRHGLITSRDFGGTKKWRTCYTADATGHTMLFGVANEALKHDVDIRDRKEAIRLIHEDGRCYGAVVRDLITGELEAYVAKGTCIATGGYGRVFKQTTNAVICEGIGAAIAIETGIATLSNMEAVQFHPTPIVPSGILLTEGCRGDGGILRDVDGHRFMPDYEPEKKELASRDVVSRRMIEHIRNGKGVPSPYGFHVWLDISILGREHIERNLRDVQEICQIFNGIDPADEGPKGWAPVLPMQHYSMGGIRTKPTGESTRLKGLFACGEAACWDMHGFNRLGGNSVSETVVAGMIIGNYFADFCLENDVTIPTATIQKFVDAEDAYLDEILSYNGSESIFKIKNRMKEIMHDKVGIFRDGPHLEEAVEELKELLVKTKQITVKSKERAGNPELEEAYRVPKMLKVALCVAKGARDRTESRGAHSREDYTKRDDANWLNRTLCTWPNPTDLEPTIEYAPLDIMKMEMPPAFRGYGAKGMIIEHPDSAIRQAEVDELREKMEADGKDRHEIQDALMHFDLPMNYKERNERAGDK; from the coding sequence ATGAAAGTTAATTACTGTGATGCATTAGTAATAGGTGGTGGACTTGCGGGTCTTAGAGCTGCTGTTGCTGCACAAAAAAAAGGACTAAGTACTATAGTTTTAAGTTTAGTTCCAGTAAAAAGATCACACAGTGCTGCTGCACAAGGTGGTATGCAAGCTTCATTAGGTAACTCTAAAATGTCTGATGGGGACAATGAAGATTTACACTTTGCAGATACTGTAAAAGGTTCTGACTGGGGATGTGACCAAGAAGTTGCAAGAATGTTTGTACACACTGCTCCAAAAGCAATTAGAGAATTAGCAGCATGGGGTGTGCCTTGGTCTAGAGTAAAAGCTGGAACAAGAGATGCAGTTATCAATGCTAAAAAAACAACAATTACTGAAGATGAAGATAGACATGGTCTAATTACTTCAAGAGACTTTGGTGGTACTAAAAAATGGAGAACATGTTATACAGCAGATGCTACTGGACATACAATGTTATTTGGTGTAGCAAATGAAGCTTTAAAACATGATGTTGACATTAGAGATAGAAAAGAAGCAATCAGACTAATCCATGAAGATGGAAGATGTTATGGTGCTGTTGTTAGAGATTTAATTACTGGAGAACTTGAAGCTTACGTTGCAAAAGGTACTTGTATTGCAACTGGTGGATATGGTAGAGTATTTAAACAAACAACAAATGCAGTAATATGTGAAGGTATTGGTGCAGCAATTGCTATTGAAACAGGTATTGCAACATTATCAAATATGGAAGCAGTACAATTCCACCCTACTCCAATTGTTCCATCTGGTATTTTATTAACAGAAGGTTGTAGAGGTGATGGTGGTATTTTAAGAGATGTTGATGGACATAGATTTATGCCAGATTATGAGCCTGAGAAAAAAGAGCTTGCTTCAAGAGACGTTGTTTCAAGAAGAATGATTGAGCATATTAGAAATGGTAAAGGTGTACCTTCACCTTATGGTTTCCACGTATGGTTAGATATCTCTATTTTAGGTAGAGAGCATATTGAAAGAAACCTAAGAGATGTACAAGAAATTTGTCAAATCTTTAATGGAATTGATCCAGCTGATGAAGGTCCAAAAGGTTGGGCTCCAGTTTTACCAATGCAACACTACTCAATGGGTGGTATTAGAACAAAACCAACTGGTGAATCTACAAGATTAAAAGGTCTATTTGCTTGTGGTGAAGCAGCTTGTTGGGATATGCATGGATTTAACAGACTTGGAGGAAACTCAGTTTCTGAAACAGTTGTTGCTGGTATGATTATTGGTAACTATTTTGCTGATTTCTGCTTAGAAAATGATGTTACTATTCCAACTGCAACAATTCAAAAATTTGTTGATGCAGAAGATGCATATTTAGATGAAATTTTATCATACAATGGTTCTGAAAGTATTTTCAAAATCAAAAATAGAATGAAAGAAATTATGCATGATAAAGTTGGTATCTTTAGAGATGGTCCACACTTAGAAGAAGCAGTAGAAGAGTTAAAAGAACTATTAGTTAAAACAAAACAAATCACTGTAAAATCAAAAGAGAGAGCTGGTAACCCAGAACTTGAAGAAGCATATAGAGTTCCAAAAATGTTAAAAGTAGCATTATGTGTTGCTAAAGGTGCTAGAGATAGAACTGAATCAAGAGGTGCACACTCAAGAGAAGACTATACTAAAAGAGATGATGCAAACTGGTTAAATAGAACACTTTGTACATGGCCTAACCCAACAGATTTAGAACCAACAATTGAGTATGCTCCATTAGATATTATGAAAATGGAAATGCCACCAGCATTTAGAGGGTA
- a CDS encoding fumarate reductase cytochrome b subunit, producing the protein MSDLIEGYIGTTTERKKSRLPAKLDYFQSATGLFLALFMWAHMLLVSSILISKDFMYGVTKALEGSFIVEGGNPIFVSIAVAVVFIIFITHAALGMRKLPGNFKQYQVIKAHSKNMGHDDTKLWFIQAFTGFAMFFLGSVHLYIMLSHPGDIGPYASSDRVVSDWMWPLYILLLLAVEFHGTIGLYRLCVKWGWFDGNNPRQTRKTLKKVKWALTVFFLVLGFATLAAYIKIGLEHKADYGKRYVPTAQILKIDNNGRLA; encoded by the coding sequence ATGAGTGACCTAATAGAAGGTTATATTGGTACTACTACAGAAAGAAAGAAGAGTAGACTTCCAGCTAAACTTGATTATTTTCAAAGTGCAACTGGGCTATTCCTTGCTCTTTTTATGTGGGCTCACATGCTATTGGTATCTTCGATATTAATTAGCAAAGATTTTATGTATGGGGTTACAAAAGCTTTGGAAGGAAGCTTTATTGTTGAAGGGGGAAATCCAATTTTTGTTTCAATAGCTGTTGCTGTTGTTTTTATTATTTTTATTACGCATGCTGCATTAGGGATGAGAAAATTACCAGGTAATTTTAAACAATACCAAGTAATTAAAGCGCATTCTAAAAATATGGGTCATGATGATACAAAACTTTGGTTTATTCAAGCATTTACTGGTTTTGCAATGTTCTTCTTAGGTTCTGTACACTTATATATTATGTTAAGTCACCCAGGAGATATTGGACCATACGCAAGTTCAGATAGAGTTGTAAGTGATTGGATGTGGCCTTTATATATTCTATTATTATTAGCAGTAGAATTCCACGGAACAATTGGTTTATATAGATTATGTGTTAAATGGGGTTGGTTTGATGGGAATAACCCTAGACAAACAAGAAAAACACTAAAAAAAGTAAAATGGGCATTAACTGTATTTTTCTTAGTTTTAGGTTTTGCTACTCTTGCTGCATATATTAAAATTGGTTTAGAACATAAAGCTGATTATGGAAAAAGATATGTTCCAACTGCACAAATTTTAAAAATAGATAATAATGGGAGGCTAGCTTAA
- a CDS encoding NADH-quinone oxidoreductase subunit N: MNQLIFLMPILTVLVASIILMLLSMYDRFSTKYFIALSSVFLIIALGFSVATFTDEYSITVYSDIFNNVLIFDSFSNFFTILLIAGTLLTILIGEHYFLHRKYFKGEFFTILMFALFGMILLGNANELVTAFIALEIASFSIYVMVGYNSDDNKRVEAIFKYLVLGSFIGAFYLLGTVLIYGATQTTNLTEISTYISTHSGNDLALVYIGITLILFTFLFKIAAFPFQSWLLDVYRGAPMIITAYMASVFKIAIFSFFMRVFLQDITSIIDFWDSIMYVVVILTLVFGTWLAITQKIVKRMLAASSIVHTGYLLLAFLAVGQNSQAAYATMFYLIAYLLSAIGSFGLVSHIISETSVRVTYDDFKGLSKERPYLAAMMTIFLLSLAGIPSTIGFIGKFYVFTEAIDAGFTSLAVLAIIATIISVYYYFKLIAVMYFYPANASCKSEGFNDKRVSTYAIAFIAILTVLGGIGSAIVFFIPIPGIDTMIEIAQMSVQSLMMK, translated from the coding sequence ATGAATCAACTAATATTTTTAATGCCAATTTTAACGGTTTTAGTAGCAAGTATTATTTTAATGCTATTAAGTATGTATGATAGATTTAGTACAAAATATTTCATTGCTTTATCTTCTGTATTTTTAATTATTGCACTTGGTTTTTCAGTAGCTACATTTACAGATGAATATTCAATAACTGTATATAGTGACATATTTAATAATGTTTTGATATTTGATTCTTTTTCTAATTTCTTTACAATATTATTAATTGCTGGAACATTATTGACTATATTAATTGGTGAACACTATTTTCTTCATAGAAAATATTTTAAAGGTGAATTTTTTACAATTTTAATGTTTGCACTATTTGGTATGATACTACTTGGAAATGCAAACGAATTAGTTACAGCATTTATTGCTCTTGAAATTGCATCTTTTTCTATTTATGTAATGGTTGGATACAACAGTGATGATAACAAAAGAGTTGAAGCTATATTTAAATATTTAGTTTTAGGTTCATTTATTGGAGCATTTTACTTATTAGGTACTGTTTTAATATATGGAGCAACACAAACTACAAATTTAACAGAAATATCAACATATATTTCAACACATTCAGGAAATGATTTAGCATTAGTATATATTGGTATAACGCTAATTTTATTTACTTTCTTATTCAAAATTGCTGCATTCCCATTCCAATCATGGCTACTTGATGTATATCGAGGTGCTCCAATGATTATTACAGCATATATGGCATCTGTATTTAAAATTGCAATTTTCTCATTCTTTATGCGAGTATTCTTACAAGATATAACATCTATTATTGATTTTTGGGATTCAATAATGTATGTAGTTGTTATATTAACTTTAGTATTTGGTACTTGGTTAGCAATTACACAAAAAATAGTAAAAAGAATGCTTGCTGCATCATCTATTGTTCATACAGGATATTTACTATTAGCATTTTTAGCAGTTGGTCAAAACTCGCAAGCTGCATATGCAACAATGTTTTATCTAATTGCTTATTTATTATCTGCAATTGGTTCATTTGGTTTAGTTTCTCATATTATTTCAGAAACAAGTGTAAGAGTTACATATGATGATTTCAAAGGATTATCAAAAGAGAGACCTTACCTTGCAGCAATGATGACAATATTCCTTTTAAGTTTAGCAGGTATTCCTTCAACTATTGGATTTATTGGTAAATTTTATGTGTTTACTGAAGCAATTGATGCAGGATTTACAAGTCTAGCTGTACTAGCAATTATTGCAACTATTATTTCAGTTTACTACTATTTTAAACTTATAGCTGTAATGTATTTTTATCCAGCAAATGCTTCTTGTAAAAGTGAAGGATTTAATGATAAAAGAGTTTCAACTTATGCAATTGCATTCATTGCAATACTAACTGTTTTAGGTGGTATTGGTAGTGCAATCGTATTTTTTATCCCAATTCCGGGAATTGATACTATGATTGAAATTGCTCAAATGTCAGTTCAATCACTTATGATGAAATAA
- a CDS encoding complex I subunit 4 family protein, protein MSADILSFIIFLPAVVAFGLMITTKNVEAVRNIAFLTTTVVLALVLKLYLQFEPSAGMQFVTNTSWISSFGINYYIGLDGFSLTILMMIAILIPTSYLLLWEGRTKGYWINLLLVQTGVTGSLLALDVVLFYFFWEVMLLPVFLLIGIYGFGDKVFTTIKVTVYTMAGSLLMFVAILYLGVTFNAEFGHWSFQYTDLMKITTLSYDEKIWLFLAFLAAFAIKIPIFPLHTWIMETYKNAPTGAVFLLSSIMAKLGVYAIVRFMIPIFPDIYVEFSTWFVVFGLFGLIYFGIAALMQDDIKRMFAYSSASHLSLISAGIFSLNEFGINGALYLIIAHAIATGALFLLVGIIHDETGTKSIKKLGGLAKTAPIFTVIFAVMLFANIGLPGTNGFVSELLIIFGIYEFNHTLGYISALTVIIGASYMLWMFQRAILQNRDGESLNMRDLKIKEILGLTPWIILVFIMGIYPDIFIDKFEPTVTHYINDILKIGVMK, encoded by the coding sequence ATGAGTGCAGATATTTTATCTTTTATAATATTTTTACCAGCAGTTGTAGCTTTTGGATTAATGATTACAACAAAAAATGTTGAAGCTGTTAGAAATATAGCTTTTTTAACAACAACTGTTGTTTTAGCATTAGTATTAAAGCTATATTTACAGTTTGAACCAAGCGCGGGTATGCAATTTGTAACAAATACATCTTGGATTAGTAGTTTTGGTATTAATTACTACATTGGATTAGATGGTTTTTCTCTAACTATTTTGATGATGATTGCTATATTAATTCCTACTTCTTATTTACTTCTATGGGAAGGAAGAACTAAAGGTTACTGGATTAATTTACTTTTAGTTCAAACAGGAGTTACAGGTTCATTACTTGCTCTTGATGTTGTATTATTTTACTTCTTTTGGGAAGTTATGCTTCTACCAGTATTTTTACTAATTGGTATTTATGGATTTGGAGACAAAGTTTTCACAACAATTAAAGTAACAGTTTATACAATGGCTGGTTCTTTATTGATGTTTGTAGCTATTCTTTATCTTGGTGTTACTTTTAATGCAGAATTTGGACATTGGTCTTTTCAATATACAGACTTAATGAAAATAACTACGCTTTCATATGATGAAAAGATATGGCTATTCTTAGCATTTTTAGCTGCATTTGCAATTAAAATTCCAATTTTTCCTCTTCATACTTGGATTATGGAAACATATAAAAATGCTCCAACTGGTGCAGTATTTTTACTTTCATCAATTATGGCAAAATTAGGTGTTTATGCAATTGTTAGATTTATGATTCCTATTTTTCCAGATATCTATGTTGAATTCTCAACATGGTTTGTAGTTTTTGGATTATTTGGACTTATCTATTTTGGAATTGCTGCACTTATGCAAGATGATATAAAAAGAATGTTTGCTTACTCATCTGCTTCTCACTTAAGTTTAATATCTGCTGGTATTTTTTCATTAAATGAGTTTGGTATAAATGGTGCTTTATATTTAATAATTGCACATGCAATTGCAACTGGTGCATTATTCTTACTTGTAGGAATAATTCATGATGAAACAGGAACAAAATCTATTAAAAAACTTGGTGGTTTAGCAAAAACGGCTCCAATATTTACTGTAATATTTGCTGTAATGCTATTTGCTAATATTGGTCTTCCAGGAACAAATGGTTTTGTTTCTGAATTATTAATTATTTTTGGTATTTATGAGTTTAATCATACATTAGGTTATATCTCAGCTCTTACAGTAATTATTGGTGCATCATATATGTTATGGATGTTCCAAAGAGCAATATTACAAAATAGAGATGGTGAATCTTTAAATATGAGAGATTTAAAAATAAAAGAGATACTTGGATTAACACCATGGATAATTTTAGTATTTATAATGGGTATTTATCCTGATATTTTTATTGATAAATTTGAGCCAACTGTAACTCACTATATCAATGACATTTTAAAAATTGGAGTAATGAAATGA
- the nuoL gene encoding NADH-quinone oxidoreductase subunit L: MNTPLLVWIILAPLIGSLLNTGFYFYHVKKQKISEVIFALIGTITPLISFLITLCLFLQMQDEEVVFTQDLFTWISIGNLNIEMRLLGDNLAIFMSMFVTFIGWLIHIYAIGYMKGDDGFGKFFAYFNLFLASMLILVLADNPIILFIGWEGVGLCSYLLIAFYYQDKDNVLAGNKAFIANRVGDFGFLLGVVTLFFAIDANSLSFSTIEANISNAPTELLILSGFLLFVGAMGKSAQIPLYVWLPDAMAGPTPISALIHAATMVTAGVYMVSRFHFLYSGIEDIGTFIAYIGAFSALFAAIIATRQQDIKKILAYSTMSQLGYMFIGVGLGFYSTGLFHVFTHAFFKAMLFMGAGGIIIALHHEQNIFKIAQHRAQLPIIHFTFLVGVIAISGIPPFSGFFSKDAILAAAFQNGEYLIWAIGIFTAFLTAFYMFRLYFVVFVAPTKHVAQYTYTSKTITIPLLILSIGAIAAGFLNLPEVLGGETRVDTWLSQLNSHKLHLSHSTEYILMIISVVVALAGILVAYKKYAKFDVYKPESDEGIIANKFYVDEFYDKVLVQTSKKLSTFIDKVVDEKIIDGFIMSICDGFISFGKKVAMIQNANVRFYAAFMLVGMCCIFIYLYNLLGL; this comes from the coding sequence ATGAATACTCCTTTATTAGTTTGGATAATATTAGCTCCATTAATTGGTTCTTTATTAAATACAGGATTTTACTTTTATCATGTAAAAAAACAAAAGATATCTGAAGTAATATTTGCTCTTATTGGAACAATTACTCCTTTAATATCTTTTTTAATTACACTATGTCTATTTTTACAAATGCAAGATGAAGAAGTTGTTTTCACACAAGATTTATTCACTTGGATTTCTATTGGTAATTTAAATATTGAGATGAGATTACTTGGTGATAATTTAGCAATATTCATGTCTATGTTTGTAACTTTCATTGGTTGGCTTATTCATATTTATGCAATAGGATATATGAAAGGTGATGATGGATTTGGTAAATTCTTTGCTTATTTCAATCTTTTCTTAGCATCAATGTTAATTTTAGTGTTAGCAGATAATCCAATTATACTTTTCATTGGTTGGGAAGGTGTTGGACTTTGTTCATATCTATTAATCGCATTTTATTATCAAGATAAAGATAATGTTCTTGCAGGGAATAAAGCATTTATTGCAAATAGAGTTGGGGATTTTGGTTTTCTATTAGGAGTTGTTACTCTATTCTTTGCAATTGATGCAAACTCTTTAAGTTTCTCAACAATTGAAGCAAATATTTCTAATGCACCAACTGAATTATTAATTCTTTCTGGATTTTTACTATTTGTTGGAGCTATGGGTAAATCAGCACAGATTCCATTATATGTATGGCTTCCTGATGCAATGGCAGGACCAACACCAATTTCAGCACTTATTCATGCGGCAACAATGGTAACAGCTGGGGTTTATATGGTATCAAGATTCCACTTTTTATATAGTGGAATAGAAGATATTGGAACTTTTATTGCTTATATTGGTGCTTTTTCTGCACTATTTGCAGCAATAATTGCAACAAGACAACAAGATATAAAAAAGATTCTTGCATATTCAACTATGTCTCAATTGGGATATATGTTTATAGGTGTAGGACTTGGTTTTTATAGTACTGGTTTATTTCATGTATTTACACACGCATTTTTTAAAGCAATGTTATTCATGGGTGCAGGTGGAATTATTATAGCTTTACACCATGAACAAAATATTTTTAAAATTGCACAACATAGAGCACAATTACCAATTATTCATTTTACATTCTTAGTTGGTGTTATTGCAATATCGGGAATTCCTCCTTTTTCTGGATTCTTTTCAAAAGATGCAATATTAGCAGCAGCATTTCAAAATGGTGAATATTTAATTTGGGCAATTGGTATATTTACTGCATTTTTAACTGCATTTTATATGTTTAGACTTTATTTTGTAGTATTTGTTGCTCCAACTAAGCATGTTGCACAATATACATACACATCAAAAACAATAACTATTCCATTATTGATATTATCAATTGGTGCAATAGCTGCTGGTTTTTTAAATTTACCAGAAGTTCTTGGTGGAGAAACAAGAGTTGATACTTGGTTATCACAACTTAATTCTCATAAATTACACTTATCTCACTCAACTGAATATATCTTAATGATTATTTCAGTAGTTGTTGCTCTTGCAGGTATTCTAGTTGCATATAAAAAATATGCAAAATTTGATGTATATAAACCTGAAAGTGATGAAGGAATTATTGCAAATAAATTCTATGTTGATGAGTTCTATGACAAAGTATTAGTTCAAACAAGTAAAAAACTAAGTACATTTATAGACAAAGTAGTTGATGAGAAAATAATTGATGGATTCATTATGAGTATTTGTGATGGATTTATTTCATTTGGAAAAAAAGTTGCAATGATACAAAATGCAAATGTTAGATTTTATGCTGCATTTATGTTAGTTGGTATGTGTTGTATCTTTATATATTTATATAATTTGTTAGGATTGTAG
- the nuoK gene encoding NADH-quinone oxidoreductase subunit NuoK, giving the protein MISLTSYAFVSMILFSIGVIGVIARRNIFVIYMSIELMLNGITLFFVTFARYHFNLDAQIISILVIAIAAAEAAIFLSVIILLFRSKKSLDTDVFNTLTQGENS; this is encoded by the coding sequence ATGATAAGTCTAACATCATATGCATTTGTTTCAATGATACTATTTTCAATAGGGGTTATTGGTGTAATTGCAAGAAGAAATATTTTTGTAATATATATGTCAATTGAATTAATGCTAAATGGAATTACACTATTTTTTGTAACATTTGCAAGATATCATTTTAATTTAGATGCACAAATAATTTCTATTTTAGTAATAGCAATTGCAGCAGCTGAAGCAGCAATATTTTTATCTGTTATTATTCTATTATTTAGATCAAAAAAATCTCTTGATACAGATGTATTTAATACACTAACACAAGGAGAAAATTCATGA
- a CDS encoding NADH-quinone oxidoreductase subunit J family protein, whose protein sequence is MMADIIFLALSAFAIAGAIAMLINKSPIYSALGLLITMLSIGGLFALLSASFLFMVQIIVYAGAIMTLILFILMFLNIKEEDLPNEPKKYPLIGLGLILMIPLNVLVLKAISNLPSKDLGITNTDFGDIKPVGMALYNNWLVSFELISILLLVALVGSIVLAKRRKPKEKRGEQ, encoded by the coding sequence ATGATGGCTGATATTATTTTTCTTGCATTAAGTGCTTTTGCAATTGCTGGTGCAATCGCAATGTTAATAAATAAAAGTCCAATTTATAGTGCATTAGGTCTATTAATAACTATGTTATCAATAGGTGGTTTATTTGCATTGTTAAGTGCAAGTTTTCTATTTATGGTTCAAATAATAGTATACGCAGGAGCAATTATGACTCTTATACTATTTATTTTGATGTTTCTTAATATCAAAGAAGAAGACTTACCAAATGAACCTAAAAAATATCCTTTAATTGGATTAGGTCTTATTTTAATGATTCCTTTAAATGTATTAGTTTTAAAAGCTATATCAAATCTTCCTAGTAAAGATTTAGGTATCACAAATACAGATTTTGGAGATATAAAACCAGTGGGGATGGCATTATATAATAACTGGCTTGTATCTTTTGAATTAATTTCTATTCTACTTTTAGTAGCATTAGTAGGGTCAATTGTTCTTGCAAAAAGAAGAAAGCCTAAAGAAAAAAGAGGAGAACAATAA
- a CDS encoding NuoI/complex I 23 kDa subunit family protein — protein sequence MGIKVVPRHGQSLKDKLYLPAIAGGMKTTFTHFFKNLKDTSNLRTMSYPEVQPDDLTERYRGVHRLTKWSDGSEKCVACYMCATACPAQCIFIDAEERFDGVAEKKPKQFKIDLLECVYCGYCVEACPCDAIRMDTGIFSFTGSKREDFVVDKQYLMANERSKDLNDG from the coding sequence ATGGGAATAAAAGTAGTACCAAGACATGGACAGTCATTAAAAGATAAGTTATATCTACCTGCAATTGCAGGTGGGATGAAAACAACTTTTACACACTTTTTCAAAAACTTAAAAGATACATCAAATTTAAGAACTATGTCATACCCAGAAGTACAACCTGATGACTTAACTGAAAGATATAGAGGTGTACATAGACTAACTAAATGGTCTGATGGTAGTGAAAAATGTGTAGCATGTTATATGTGTGCAACAGCTTGCCCTGCACAATGTATTTTCATTGATGCAGAAGAGAGATTTGATGGAGTTGCAGAAAAAAAACCTAAACAATTTAAAATTGACCTTTTAGAGTGTGTTTATTGTGGATATTGTGTTGAAGCTTGTCCATGTGATGCAATTAGAATGGATACTGGCATTTTTTCATTTACAGGTTCGAAAAGAGAAGATTTTGTAGTTGATAAACAGTATCTTATGGCAAATGAGCGTTCAAAGGATTTAAATGATGGCTGA
- a CDS encoding complex I subunit 1/NuoH family protein: MTTVSIIAIIINIIISLTLATGMTPVLVWWERRVAGFIQDRAGPNRCSIGPIRLGGLVQSVADMLKLVFKEDFTPSHIKYKFFFSLAPIILFFCVFLTFGVIPFADNLVYDGQSIMMQALPIQLGVMWFLAYAGLSTYGIILGGYSSGSKFGILSSIRATAQVISYEAAMALAVVSMLLTYGSIHLGDIVAAQGDTLLGFIPSWGVFMQPLAALIFIVTAFAETNRTPFDIAEGESEIVAGYHTEYSAMKFGLFQVGELAAMCAASAIIVTLFFGGYQIPWLDTQTLKDNIDYVMVAIIVIVPLKIFFLTKWMKKNNNWEDSTNIRAKETAILTKVFWTIAIVVVALFAWFLSTGLSANGVAITVAVLQVLTFIIKFLLVALVFIWIRWTLLRFRYDQLQMLGWKVLLPLSLLNIVITATYIVVTGS; the protein is encoded by the coding sequence ATGACAACAGTTTCTATTATAGCAATTATTATTAACATAATTATTTCCCTTACATTAGCAACAGGTATGACTCCTGTTTTAGTATGGTGGGAAAGAAGAGTTGCAGGTTTTATTCAAGATAGAGCTGGACCAAATAGATGTAGCATAGGACCTATTAGATTAGGTGGATTAGTACAAAGTGTTGCTGATATGTTAAAACTAGTATTTAAAGAAGATTTTACACCTTCACATATTAAATATAAGTTTTTCTTTTCATTAGCACCAATAATACTTTTTTTCTGTGTATTTTTAACATTTGGAGTAATTCCATTTGCTGATAATTTAGTATATGATGGACAATCAATCATGATGCAGGCATTACCTATTCAATTAGGAGTAATGTGGTTTTTGGCATATGCAGGATTATCTACTTATGGAATTATACTTGGTGGTTATTCATCTGGAAGTAAGTTTGGTATTTTGAGTTCAATTAGAGCTACTGCACAAGTTATCTCATATGAAGCTGCAATGGCCTTAGCTGTTGTATCTATGTTATTAACTTATGGTTCAATCCATTTAGGTGATATTGTTGCAGCACAAGGTGATACTTTATTAGGATTTATTCCTTCTTGGGGTGTGTTTATGCAACCTCTTGCAGCATTAATTTTTATAGTAACAGCATTTGCTGAGACAAATAGAACACCTTTTGATATTGCAGAGGGTGAATCTGAAATTGTTGCAGGTTATCATACTGAGTATTCAGCTATGAAATTTGGACTTTTTCAAGTTGGTGAATTAGCTGCTATGTGTGCTGCAAGTGCAATAATTGTAACACTATTTTTTGGTGGATATCAAATACCTTGGTTAGATACTCAAACACTTAAAGATAATATTGATTATGTAATGGTTGCAATAATAGTTATTGTTCCACTTAAAATTTTCTTCTTAACAAAATGGATGAAGAAAAATAACAATTGGGAAGATTCAACAAATATAAGAGCAAAAGAGACTGCAATTTTAACAAAAGTGTTTTGGACAATTGCGATAGTAGTTGTTGCACTATTTGCTTGGTTCTTATCAACTGGATTAAGTGCAAATGGCGTTGCTATTACAGTAGCAGTTTTACAAGTATTGACATTTATAATTAAATTTTTACTAGTTGCTTTAGTATTTATTTGGATTAGATGGACATTACTTAGATTTAGATATGACCAACTTCAAATGCTAGGTTGGAAAGTGTTATTACCTTTATCTTTATTAAATATCGTAATAACAGCAACATATATTGTAGTTACAGGAAGTTAA